In Aspergillus nidulans FGSC A4 chromosome II, the genomic stretch AGACAGCACTAACAGGACCGTTACCCTTGTAAGTTCAGTCCTCTCTGCCTTCACATGTGTGAAGGTTACCGATTCTAGACTATGCTCACTATGCAAGGCAGTTACAGTACTTTATATCCTAGTCCTTGTATCTTTATATCTCGCCGCCAGCTCTTGCCAGGTTATCCTCAAGGGTGTGGGATAGCAGAGTGCCTAGAGGGCCAATTAGTATAGTTCATGGACTGGCAGAATATACCTACCAAGTCTTCTTGGGATGGAAACCAATGGTCATTTGAGTTGAATATACGGATCTGTCCATTTTTTCTTAACCGAACTACTAACATGATATCTGCATCACATTCTTGACTGAATTCAAAGGCTTTCCGAAACAGAGTGTCTCCTCGTCGCCGGTGTTGTTGGCCTCTTGCTTTGGGAGTATTGGACATGCGACAACGgattgcctttgcctttgccatTATAGGGTGATTCTAGACACTGTTGTTTCAAAGTAGATAAAAGGGTGGCTATGCCTGGTCTAAGACCGCGTAATGTCCTGCCTTATATGTCTTTCGCGCTCGCCCCCCGCAATGTGAGTATCTTACACTTGAAGGTGAGTATTACGCGACTGACTTTAATTAGGTAAAAACACAAAAGCAATTCCTAAGTTCTACAAAGAAAGCTATGTCTGTTCAGGGTAAGTGCACCTGCCAAGCCTCTATTAGTAGTCTACTGGGGTGAGAGCAGGGTGAGTAGGGTGATTTGTGGGTGATCAATTAGTGTTTAAAGTATAGTTACAAATCAACCATTTGGAAAGTGTTCAAACCatcagcaggagaagaacctCTGTTAGTTTCATCATGGAAGTTGAACATCATGTTGAACGGGTAAATATCGCTATCAACGTACTAAATGGAGACGTAGCCTTAGCAGCTGTAAAAACAGATGCATGTGACATTCGTGCTTCCCGGGCCCCCTTGTCTGCAACTCTTGTCTGCGGACCGCCTTCGTCCCCTGATTTCTCCTTGTCTGCGGACCTGTTTTGTATCCAGATCTCCTTCGTCCCCAGTCATCGTCTGTCTCCAGACTAAAATATTATAGCTGTTTACAGCTTTCCTACGCCCTGTACCGATCAACCGACAGCGGTCGTACGACCGGCACGGTGGGAGGCCCGCCAACTGGCAGCTACTCTCCAAGGTCATTTGCTTCACACGATTCCAGCTCTTGTTCGATCGACCTCATCCATCGCAAGCTCTTCCCCAAAGTGCATAAAGATTGTTAACATCCTCTGGCTTGCTGTGAACAGCATTTAAACCATAgcagctttgaagaagacatgACATAATATATCACGTCATGATTTTTTAGTCTCATGTGGGTGGATGTACGATATATTTATTCATTATTCCCTGGATTTGACTGTGTTTATTTTGCAAGGTCCTGCTATATACGGCTGAGATTAAACATTGAATTCACCAATATCAACATGTCCAACTATGAACCCAATGATGAAGGCCAGTTCCAAAGCTCGCTTGCCGCCCAAGCCAGGCAGATAACTCTACAAGTAGGAGAGTGTCGATTTGTTAAAGCACTAGCTAGATATAGAGGTTGTAAGAAGTTTGCATGCAGACTGTAGAGGTATTTTCCACAACTCCGGCCATATTGATCAACCTTGCCTATTCCTaaaggctggagagaagCTTCCTGATAGAGGAAGGCAAATAGCATGCTCTGGCTCCATATCACATAGATACAATGCAGATAGGTAGTTATGCCGTGATTGAATCTGTATTTTGGCAGGTAGTACCCTCCCTGATGGTTTCAGCGGGAAGACAGACGGATACGTTCGAAGACAAAACCAAAGAGGCAGAACTCGACTGGCAGGCCCTCAGGAAATCGCTAAACTTGGAGATATCAAAACCCTTCCTTGTTTTCTCATTCACAGCTTGAAGGTTTTGTCAATTGCATCTGGCTCAGCAAAGATGCAATGACCAGAGCGCGCTTTGCAGGGGTGTTGAAACAAACAAGAAACTAAACATGTAGATATTGTAAAGGAAATTGTTgaggcagcaaaagcaagggGATTTGGGGTCCATAGGTGCTTGAGCtaaagagaagcagagaaaatCTATATCGGGCCCAGGGCGGACAACGGGCGGCGTGAGACAGTCCCATGCATCCTCTCAGCATGGTTTAGTAATGCTGCCTtgctctccaactcctcctgGCAGATGCTGCATCTAACCCGCATATCTTCTGGATATGGCACGACATGGATGTCGACAAAGTGACGGGTAAGGGATCCAGGGGTATTGTAGTTTTTAAATCGCTTATTTTCTGGCATTCGAGGATTtccaaggcaaagaaagcaaatTGTCGGCCGTTCGTCTCGATTCTTCACGCAGACAGATGCAACTGCTTGAGAAAGAGTGGTTGTTTCCCTGTCAGGCAAAGGGCAATGTTGCCTTTTTGCAGGTGGAGTAGATGGTAAAGCATCTACAGCAGGACGCTTCCGCAAAGCATTTGGTCGTCTGACAGGTGATCCCTCTTCCACGTCACAGAAAGCAATGACAGCATTGATAGCAGCAATCCGACGCTGATATTCTTTTTCAACAGTTGAGCCTGGCGCGGTCAAGATGGTATCGATTAGAATCATATGCTGCGGGGTCATATACCCGGTTCGCTCCAGAGCCCCCTTCACCTCACTATCCAATAACTTCCCAGAAAGCTGCCTCTCGCTGTCAATCACCGGCTGCTCATTCTTATATCTTTCCAGATTCTCACGAACTAAGCGGTTTCGTTGCCGTTGCCACTCATTCCGAAACACACGCTGCGCCCGGCAATATCTCTGGCTTGCTCGCGTGTACTCTTTCTTGCACTTCGTCAAACTGTAAAGTGCCTGTCGAGTGGGAGGCGGTAGCTCCTTAACTTCTTTGTGATGTGCATAGTCCCCAAAGTTTTGCTGAAAGTCCTGTTCTGCCTTCTCGAAAGCGCGCTTCATCTTGTCCCGGTATTGTTTTCTTTCAGAGACTCGGTTCTGCAGAGCACGCACACAAGGGATTTCGTTGACACAGCGAGTGTCCTCAAGCCTGTAAGGTCGGCGGGGATCGATCGACCGGCTCATCGATGCTGCGAACCGCATCAGCTGTTTCTGAGATGGCAGCCCCCGAACAATCGCCTGAGCGTCAACATGGATGCCGACACTATAATGTTTAACAAAGGTATTGATGCTAGCATGCTGCAACATCACATTCTGGAGCTCGTTTGTAACTTCCGCTGTTTGGCCAAGGCAATGGCAATGTTAGTAAGAACATGTCCATTTTTGTCGTGAACAAGGAGACTCACGACTGTCATTGAATGCTTTTGCAGCTCCATACCGCAGTCCGTAGGGCTTGGTGACCTGTTCAAACCCTGTGATTTCACCTCCCCGCTTCATTCGATATCGCAGTGCTCCTTCTGTTAGTTGCTCCCCCAACAGGATTCGAATACCGTCTGGTTCGCGGACGGCCTGACAGAACACAAATTGATCAAGAATTTCATCTTTCAATTTCAGCTCTTGTTGTCCAAGTCCATCCAGGACACCAAGTTTATACAAGTTTTCAGGACAGTCCAACACGAGCCCATTCTCTGAGAAATTCTTGAACCCCTGAATACGAAACAGCATCCCTAGAAGGAACACATGAGGGCTCAAGACCAATGTTGGGTCAAAGATAATCTCAGGAATGGGAAAGGTATTCCTGTAAGACAATAAAATATTAGCCACAAAACACACCAGAGCCATTCAACCCTAGAATTATAGGTTTGAAACTCACTTTTCCTTCTCGCCCAGGAAAGTCTTGGTGAACTCCGGCGTGAAGTAAATAAATAACTGGGGACGCCCTCCATCCGGATTACGGATTAGAGTCAGCACAAGGTCCCGATAACGCAAGTTAAGCATAGCCCCTGGTCGGCAACCAGTGATGGCAGCCAGCTGGCAGAAGAGCAGCAGTTGTATCCGAAGCCACCCAAACTGAAATGTCATCTCTGTCGTTGACAGGAGCACGCGGGCGAATTCCGCTACGTCTTCGATGAACATAGTTGCCTTCGGTCGACGTCCGTTTTTAAGGCCTTTCTCCTGAGCAACGATCGCCAGTACCTGTAGACTATTAGCCAGACCCAACATTTGTCAGGTCATCGGCCGCTTACATCCAGAATCTTCACAGTGAGGTCTTTGTTTAGGCCCTGCCCAACCTCCGCCTTGTAAACCAGGTGCCACCATTTCCAGAAGGTCTCTAACGAGCTTTTGTATTGTATTCCTGGTGTCCGGCCTCCCTTCTTGTTTCGTCGCCGATCGCATcgccaggagaagaacgcTTTGAAGAATCGGATGGTTTCCTCAGAGTCAGAAAGCCAGTGAAAGCGTTCAATCGGATCGTGGTTTCCTTCGTAGCAGAATCTAAAAAGACTATTAGTTAGGAGTATTATTGGAGTGTAGAGCCCAATGACTTCTCACCGGTCCCAGTAATCCCGTGTTTTGTCTAAGCTAGCCTGGGTTCTTGGACTGTATCGCTTCTGTCGGAGTTGCGAGACATCAAGGCATTCAGCCTCTTTAAGGTAGTACGCTGCAGGGCGTTCCTGTTCGTCCTCATTATCCAGGATTGAATCATTGTCAGAATCATCCTCCAGATCATcatcactttcttcttcgggtGCACTGTCCAAGGTTTCATCATCGGTGCTCTCGTCAGAGAAGATGCACGATACATCGGTGCTGGTGCCGCTGTCATCATCCGACCCGAACGCTCGACTGATGTGTCGCATGGCAGACAGATGAGGGAGGAAGGGTTTGTTGGCTGCGAGAAAGCGTAGAGTAGGATGAACGAGGTTGATCGTGAAAACAGGAAATAAAGGACAGATAATGCCTGGGGAAGGTTGTACGGAGGCCGCTcgaaagcagaggagagagggGGAGAGTcatggctgctgaaggcttTAAAAGAACTGGAGGGAAGACGGTCGCAAGGGGAGCTGAAAATGGCTCCCTCCTCAGAAGACTGGGGGATGTTGAAAGATGACGAGAACTAGCCCCTCAGTCAGCGGCAGCGTGGTGCATGGGCGTCAAGAGGAACCAGGCACCAGGACGACCGACTAGCGCGGGCCGTGGTGGTAATTGTGTTGGCCGTGCGATTATTTACACGTGATGCCAAGACTGCTGAGCGTTAGCAGGCCGCGTAAAACGGCGTCAAGGGTAGCCGTTTTTGGCTGCTGGATAACTGTTTCATCGTTAAAGGGAGTAACCTATATAtagttgtcccagggctgtgCATAGGCCTTCTACAGTACCCATGATTTCTATATTATAGACCTCTatcctggggcccgcggggccatgtcccttAGTTACtaggatagggccaaagtagactATATAGCCATATCCTGTTCCTTGGCCAGTTTACAAGCTATCTAAGTATACTAATATCTATAATAGGGCAGGGCTATAGTCTTTGTTATCTGTTAggagtatatataatagaaggagaggcagctctattatagcatgctctggcagggggctgagAAGGAGTTATAGGATTtttttaagcctggttttaGGCCTGCCTATAGTAGTCTCTGTAGCTATTTAGATAATTAGGTatttagtatcaaggcttatatatcttaCTGCTGCCCTCCAAAGGATGCTGTTAAGTAGAGCTTCTAGATCTAGTAGGTCTGCTTTGCAGAGAAGTACTGTAGTAGGGGTAGTCTTGTAGGCtaggataatagccagggctgctgtgcagaagagagaaagcagggagttaactaccccttttATCTTTTGCCTGTATAAaagacttctgccctgtacagagctgttagGAGAATATACTATTTAACTGCTGCCTGTATAGAGGCTACTAGGTAGCTATGCTaggtattgctaagtctctttaggtaCTAGGCAAGTTGTTTCCTGTGGCTAAAGACTAAATTAATataggctttaaaagtaagctttgtatccagaaaAACTCCTAaccaatatatatataaagatagtataatctcccctatactAGGTAGAGTAATTATAGGGAGATACtactgctgctttctagagaagtattatatctctATTTTTTCTATtaagaaagggaggcctgtctctgtccctagggTAGTTATTTATTTATAGGCCCCTACTAGTTGTTgtaagctctcttccagggtattcctaTTTAATATACCTATATTATTTATATAGTAGAAGGAGTcctctaaggtagagactattcttgctatatatagtaggaaGAGTATTAGGAATAGGAGAGATTCCTGGGAGAGTCCATCTTTAATTAGTACTATagcagtgccttctttgatataAATAGATACAGAGCAGCCAGTAAaccagtccttaagtagctagagtaagcctttatacTATCCTTGCAGGTataagtaagaaaggagctgttagTATATTACAGTATTAAATACCCCTTTtatatctagtaggagtagtaaagcatcttttccctgttaaAAGGCCTTCTCTACCCTAtaaacaagaacctggactAGGTTAATAGCAGAGtatcctggcagggccctgAAGTAGCAGGGGGCTAATATATATACCTAAATTactcttacagctatctgctgtgctaggaggtACTCTAGGCCTTTGCCTAGGatagagaggaggctaattagCTGCCAGGCATTAAGTTAGGTATAGTCCCTCTTTCCTAGTTttagtaatattattatctttgctgacttcaggcttaGTAGAAAGCAaccttcctctatatacctATAGTATagttatataattatatctCCTAGgacaggccagagctccctctaAGTAGTAGTAGCAAGCCTGTCCTCCCCAGGGGCAGAGGGGGGTAGGGCATAGAGGGCAGCCCAGTAGTACTCTTTTATTAGCAGGTATAGGGGGCCCAGGGGCTTATTagggggtccctcttctatCTAATTTAGAAGCAGGGCCCTCTTCTCTAGGAGGTAACTGAGAAAGGTATTTACTTTACCCTGTAGGGTAGTAACCTAAGCCCCTTGTATATTTAGAAGAAgggcagcaagctggtctggatatcTAATCTACTTAGCAAGTCTGAATATATCTATAGGTGCTGTAGCTTGTTTAATCTACTACTCTATatagctagttatcctcctagataacctagcagcagcctccctgctagcaagctataggcctACTCTGCATAGGCTACAGACTGTCAGAGTCCTTTAGCCAGCTTACTATCCAGTAGTTAGAAGCTCCCTTAATCCTAACCAGGCTATAGAAGCCTCTTCAAGTCTACTAGATCCCAGGCTattctgggattgctgggaacaagctggcagacaagcttgcaaagcttaggtcctctatatacagccctaacatcccCCTATCTCCTGCATACCTATAATAGGAGATAAAATAATAGCTTTGTACAGAgatatatactatatatactAGTAAGACACCCCAAGCCTATAAGACCCTGGATATTAGACcctatacaaaggaaagccgcacccgctGAGTACAAGCTTCCCTGTTGGGTACTTGGCTGACTTGTTACTGCCTATACAGGGCACAGAGACTTTACAGCATACTACTAGTACTTCAACTACTTAGAATACCTAGAAAGCTGCTCTTGCagtaggaccaagaccctagtatacttcttcttctgcccatataccagaaagtactggaaagatagatagagatatataagggaCAGCCTAttaaaaataatagactggctcttcAGTATAGCTGCcagggctgaagaattcagctgTATTGtacaagaatcatccttctttaAGGATATATGCCTGAACTGGGCCTGCTGG encodes the following:
- a CDS encoding uncharacterized protein (transcript_id=CADANIAT00005201), producing the protein MSFALAPRNVKTQKQFLSSTKKAMSVQVTNQPFGKCSNHQQEKNLSFLRPVPINRQRSYDRHGGRPANWQLLSKVICFTRFQLLFDRPHPSQALPQSA
- a CDS encoding uncharacterized protein (transcript_id=CADANIAT00005202); translation: MRHISRAFGSDDDSGTSTDVSCIFSDESTDDETLDSAPEEESDDDLEDDSDNDSILDNEDEQERPAAYYLKEAECLDVSQLRQKRYSPRTQASLDKTRDYWDRFCYEGNHDPIERFHWLSDSEETIRFFKAFFSWRCDRRRNKKGGRTPGIQYKSSLETFWKWWHLVYKAEVGQGLNKDLTVKILDVLAIVAQEKGLKNGRRPKATMFIEDVAEFARVLLSTTEMTFQFGWLRIQLLLFCQLAAITGCRPGAMLNLRYRDLVLTLIRNPDGGRPQLFIYFTPEFTKTFLGEKEKNTFPIPEIIFDPTLVLSPHVFLLGMLFRIQGFKNFSENGLVLDCPENLYKLGVLDGLGQQELKLKDEILDQFVFCQAVREPDGIRILLGEQLTEGALRYRMKRGGEITGFEQVTKPYGLRYGAAKAFNDSPEVTNELQNVMLQHASINTFVKHYSVGIHVDAQAIVRGLPSQKQLMRFAASMSRSIDPRRPYRLEDTRCVNEIPCVRALQNRVSERKQYRDKMKRAFEKAEQDFQQNFGDYAHHKEVKELPPPTRQALYSLTKCKKEYTRASQRYCRAQRVFRNEWQRQRNRLVRENLERYKNEQPVIDSERQLSGKLLDSEVKGALERTGYMTPQHMILIDTILTAPGSTVEKEYQRRIAAINAVIAFCDVEEGSPVRRPNALRKRPAVDALPSTPPAKRQHCPLPDRETTTLSQAVASVCVKNRDERPTICFLCLGNPRMPENKRFKNYNTPGSLTRHFVDIHVVPYPEDMRVRCSICQEELESKAALLNHAERMHGTVSRRPLSALGPI